TGGCCGCCCCACATCGTGGCCATCCAATTGAAGATCTTCACGCCGGTCGGGATGGCGATCAGCATCGTGGTGAGAGAGAACACCGCGTCCGCGATCGGGCCCATGCCCACCGAGAACATATGGTGCGCCCACACGCCGAAACCGAGGAAACCGATCAGGATGCCCGAGTACACCATCACGGGATAGCCGAACAACGGCTTGCGCGAGAATGTCGGCAGCACTTCGGACACGAGACCGAAGGCCGGCAGAATCAGGATGTACACCTCGGGGTGACCGAACACCCAGAAGAGGTGCTGCCAGAGCAGCGGGTCGGCGCCCTTGGCGATCGTGTAGAAGTTCGTGCCGAAGAAGCGGTCGAACTGCAGGAACACGAGCGCGATCGTGATCACCGGGAAGGCGAGCACCACCAGGAACTGTACGACGAACGACATCCACGTGAAGATCGGCATGCGCATGAGCGTCATACCGGGCGCGCGCATGTTGATGATCGTCGTGATGAAATTGAAGCCGGCCGCCAGCGAGGAGATACCGAGGATCTGCAAGCCGATCACCCAGAAATCCATGTTGTGCTGCGGCGAGTACGCCTTCGTGCTGAGCGGCGCGTAGCCGAACCAACCGCCATTGGGCGCCATCGACCAGAAGATCGGCAGCGTGATGAAGATGCCGCCGAGCAGGTAGATCCAGTACGAGAACGCGTTCAGTCGCGGGAAGGCGACGTCACGCGCGCCGATCTGCAGCGGGATCAGAAAGTTGAAGAACGCCGCCGAGAGAGGCATGACGGCGAGGAAGATCATCGTCGTGCCATGCATCGTGAACAGCTGGTTGTACATCTCGGCCGAAATGAGCTTTCCGTTCGGCGTCGCCAGCTGCGCGCGCAGAATAGCGGCCTCGAGGCCGCCAACTACGAAGAAGATCAGGCCGGTGATGAGATAGAGCGCCCCGATGCGCTTGTGGTCTACCGTGGTAAGCCACGACCAGACGCCGGTGGTTGACGGTGCGGTCTTGACTTCGGTGTACGGGGGCGCGGCAGCGATGGTTGCCATCGGTGTCGTTGGTCAGCGGTGACGGTGACTTACTTCAGGGCCTGGAGGTACGCGACGATGTCCGCGACCTCCGCGTCGG
This region of Gemmatimonas groenlandica genomic DNA includes:
- the ctaD gene encoding cytochrome c oxidase subunit I encodes the protein MATIAAAPPYTEVKTAPSTTGVWSWLTTVDHKRIGALYLITGLIFFVVGGLEAAILRAQLATPNGKLISAEMYNQLFTMHGTTMIFLAVMPLSAAFFNFLIPLQIGARDVAFPRLNAFSYWIYLLGGIFITLPIFWSMAPNGGWFGYAPLSTKAYSPQHNMDFWVIGLQILGISSLAAGFNFITTIINMRAPGMTLMRMPIFTWMSFVVQFLVVLAFPVITIALVFLQFDRFFGTNFYTIAKGADPLLWQHLFWVFGHPEVYILILPAFGLVSEVLPTFSRKPLFGYPVMVYSGILIGFLGFGVWAHHMFSVGMGPIADAVFSLTTMLIAIPTGVKIFNWMATMWGGQIKFTVAMKFAIALVGMFTIGGISGVMHSSPPADLQQTDTYFVVAHFHYVLFGGSVFGLFAGVYYYFPKITGRFLSESLGNWHFWISLVGMNLTFFPMHFSGLLGMPRRIYQYDAGQGYDLFNAMSTGGTLILMVGTLFGLINIFKSWKSGKMASSNPWGAATLEWTIPSPPPDYNFAELPQVKSRYPLWNMKGGEKLVHETTYEEEKGRHIPTSQELGIIMPNPSIWPLVTAFGLIVMFGGLLFMDASVPTAVAVMLAGTALWVGSLYNWLLTPLEDHH